The following proteins are co-located in the Prionailurus viverrinus isolate Anna chromosome A1, UM_Priviv_1.0, whole genome shotgun sequence genome:
- the GPR150 gene encoding probable G-protein coupled receptor 150 → MEDPFSPSTFSLAPNVSVPVFPGWGLNFTSEQGAPAPGPPPPPPPPPGPPGRRVRLVFLGVILVVAVAGNSTVLCRLCGGAGPWAGPKRRKMDFLLVQLALADLYACGGTALSQLAWELLGEPRRAAGDLSCRFVQLLQASGRGASAHLVVLIALERQRTVRRPQGPPLPARALAALGWLLALLLALPPAFVVRGGAPSPPPAAPSAPRAWSGERRCRDIFAPLPRWHLQVYALYEAVAGFVAPVAVMGVACSRLLCAWWQRPPQAPPPSAPWWASPGRAPAPSALPRAKVQSLKMSLALALLFVSCELPYFAARLAAVWSSGQVGDWEAEEVAAALHLVGVANSALDPFVYLFFQAGDCRLLRRLRRRLGAVCCSWEGTAEDDEGTGGHQALHRHRWPHPHYHHARREQPEEGCWRPPPPRPRPLPCSCESAF, encoded by the coding sequence ATGGAGGATCCCTTCAGCCCCTCAACTTTCTCGCTGGCGCCCAACGTCTCCGTACCCGTCTTTCCCGGCTGGGGTCTCAACTTCACTTCGGAACAGGGAGCCCCGGccccggggccgccgccgccgcctccgccgcctcCCGGACCGCCCGGCCGCCGCGTCCGCCTGGTCTTCCTGGGGGTCATCTTGGTGGTGGCGGTGGCCGGCAACAGCACTGTGCTGTGCCGCCTGTGCGGGGGTGCCGGGCCGTGGGCAGGCCCCAAGCGTCGCAAGATGGACTTCCTGCTCGTGCAGCTGGCCCTCGCTGACCTGTACGCGTGCGGAGGCACCGCGCTGTCGCAGCTGGCCTGGGAGCTGCTGGGCGAGCCGCGCCGGGCGGCGGGAGACCTGTCGTGCCGCTTCGTGCAGCTGCTGCAGGCGTCCGGCCGAGGCGCCTCGGCCCACCTCGTGGTACTCATTGCCCTCGAACGCCAGCGCACCGTGCGCCGGCCGCAGGGCCCGCCGCTGCCAGCGCGCGCCCTCGCCGCCCTGGGCTGGCTGCTGGCGCTGCTGCTGGCGCTGCCCCCCGCCTTCGTGGTGCGCGGGGGCGCCCCCTCGCCGCCACCCGCCGCGCCCTCGGCCCCCCGCGCTTGGTCCGGGGAGCGTCGCTGCCGTGACATCTTCGCGCCTCTGCCGCGCTGGCACCTGCAGGTCTATGCGCTTTACGAGGCCGTCGCGGGCTTCGTGGCGCCGGTCGCGGTCATGGGCGTAGCTTGCAGCCGCCTGCTCTGCGCCTGGTGGCAGCGCCCGCCCCAGGCCCCGCCGCCTTCAGCGCCCTGGTGGGCGAGTCCCGGCCGAGCCCCTGCGCCCAGCGCGCTGCCACGCGCTAAGGTACAGAGTCTGAAGATGAGCCTGGCGCTGGCGCTGCTGTTCGTGAGCTGCGAGCTTCCCTACTTCGCTGCCCGGCTGGCGGCCGTGTGGTCGTCGGGACAGGTGGGAGACTGGGAGGCCGAGGAAGTGGCGGCCGCGCTGCACCTCGTGGGAGTGGCCAACAGCGCTCTCGATCCCTTCGTTTACCTCTTCTTCCAGGCAGGCGACTGCCGGCTCCTGCGGCGGCTGCGGAGGCGCCTGGGCGCAGTCTGCTGTTCGTGGGAGGGAACAGCGGAGGACGATGAGGGGACGGGGGGCCACCAAGCGCTGCACCGCCACCGCTGGCCCCACCCCCATTATCACCACGCTAGACGCGAGCAGCCAGAAGAGGGCTGCTGGCGCCCACCTCCGCCTCGCCCCCGGCCGCTGCCCTGCTCCTGCGAAAGCGCTTTCTAG